Proteins encoded by one window of Salvia hispanica cultivar TCC Black 2014 unplaced genomic scaffold, UniMelb_Shisp_WGS_1.0 HiC_scaffold_1433, whole genome shotgun sequence:
- the LOC125198414 gene encoding uncharacterized protein LOC125198414, with amino-acid sequence MAFDNLMAMEQPWMFRPQFGDAWIADIFAKETDTLTKALQKSISTTSSDGDAFSVEMAFAKPSPLTPSDGSENDIAVSKQPSPVATKEKQQPSNVSSFEKQLQLF; translated from the coding sequence ATGgcatttgataatttgatggCGATGGAGCAGCCATGGATGTTCCGCCCCCAATTCGGCGACGCTTGGATCGCCGACATCTTCGCCAAGGAAACCGATACCCTAACAAAGGCTCTGCAGAAATCGATCTCCACGACCTCGTCCGACGGCGACGCCTTCTCTGTCGAGATGGCCTTCGCCAAGCCCTCTCCGCTGACCCCCTCCGACGGCTCCGAGAACGACATTGCGGTGTCGAAGCAACCCTCTCCTGTTGCCACGAAGGAGAAACAACAGCCTTCCAATGTGTCTTCTTTCGAGAAGCAGCTGcagttattt